The following are encoded in a window of Gramella sp. MT6 genomic DNA:
- the porV gene encoding type IX secretion system outer membrane channel protein PorV, with the protein MKKLLFFFLLIPLTVKLGFAQESSGGQATAAPFLLIVPDARSGGMADIGVATSTDAYSQFFNPAKYTFMEGDMLLGLNYTPWLRNLTNDVFLGSFSFARRINERSTWGVGMRYFSYGTMELSDVSGNTTGTQNPYEVAIDGSYSLKLSENFSTAVTGRYVRSDYALADEGSDLNTFIADVGAYYQSDLMKLGKNQGIWRAGLALSNIGFNVELVEGAPKSQMPTNLKLGSGYELLMDPKNSIAANVEINSLLVKNSDFGSLVYALGAEYKYNNVFALRTGYFHEAESAGNRQFATVGGGISFKSARLDLSYLFNTSNVASPLENTLRFSLSYAFGNNDNSNTEAINDVKPEVAESK; encoded by the coding sequence ATGAAAAAATTATTGTTTTTCTTTTTGCTCATTCCCTTGACTGTGAAGCTGGGGTTTGCGCAGGAGAGTTCAGGAGGGCAAGCTACAGCGGCACCCTTTTTATTAATTGTTCCCGATGCCCGAAGTGGTGGGATGGCAGATATTGGAGTGGCGACTTCTACCGACGCCTATTCCCAGTTCTTCAACCCTGCTAAATACACCTTCATGGAAGGAGATATGTTACTTGGATTGAACTACACCCCATGGTTAAGGAATCTTACCAACGATGTCTTTTTGGGAAGTTTTTCCTTTGCCAGAAGAATTAATGAAAGAAGTACCTGGGGAGTAGGGATGCGTTATTTCTCCTACGGTACTATGGAACTTTCTGATGTTTCAGGTAATACTACAGGAACCCAGAATCCTTATGAAGTTGCCATCGATGGTAGTTATTCTTTGAAACTTAGTGAAAACTTTTCTACTGCCGTTACCGGTCGGTATGTACGTTCAGACTACGCCCTGGCCGATGAGGGCTCAGACCTGAATACTTTCATTGCCGATGTTGGCGCTTACTATCAGTCAGACCTCATGAAACTTGGAAAGAACCAGGGAATTTGGCGAGCCGGATTAGCTTTAAGCAATATTGGTTTCAACGTGGAACTTGTTGAAGGAGCTCCAAAATCCCAGATGCCAACCAATCTCAAATTAGGGTCTGGTTATGAACTTCTAATGGATCCTAAGAATTCCATCGCAGCGAACGTGGAGATCAACTCTTTACTGGTAAAAAACAGTGATTTTGGATCCCTGGTGTATGCCCTTGGTGCAGAATATAAATACAATAATGTATTCGCTTTGCGTACCGGTTATTTCCATGAAGCTGAATCTGCCGGGAACAGGCAGTTTGCCACCGTAGGAGGAGGTATTTCCTTCAAAAGTGCCAGGCTTGACCTTTCTTACCTGTTCAACACTTCAAATGTTGCGAGTCCTTTAGAAAACACACTTCGGTTTTCTCTAAGCTATGCTTTCGGGAATAATGACAATAGCAACACCGAAGCGATTAACGATGTTAAACCTGAGGTGGCCGAAAGCAAATAA
- a CDS encoding tetratricopeptide repeat protein — translation MKKIIPFLIFISVFGPVKAQKMATTDSLFFSEIYKKAQELRETNLDSALFYFQQLDTFLADKEYSKKRYRVMLDIGNVYLTQGQSDLALETYLQISEASQLDDDAQFKLYAEISIANIYLDSEEYRKALERFQNIRKKYAVTDSTQANLVAYCVIYSNEGIANENLGFYESAEELYKKAINLSQKVEEKYYLANVYSNMGSLEVKRKNYKKALSWHKKALAIRNKGNYTLGISQSQTHTGLIYLKLNEVQEGEEYLQKSLESALKMGYEKQIIENSDALKKVYEGKGEFEKAYEMQKLEMESRAEVFNEESIKNQERLKAKYEYELQKQIEEKKREFRETVFKFIFGILLLLLIIAFILFRLQKIKTRQTELQNENIKKEKHLLHQELDYKNKKLMSNLMFLLQKNEMISGLIEKLRDAKKLTKAQCDKALSEMIRQLKYSHNNESWEEFDLYFQEVHSEFYEKLSSNYQLTTNEMKLAAFTKLKLSSKEISSLTGQSIRTIDVGRYRLRKKLGITNSETNLTTFLNSI, via the coding sequence ATGAAAAAGATTATTCCCTTTTTAATCTTTATAAGCGTTTTTGGGCCGGTTAAGGCTCAGAAAATGGCCACTACGGATAGCCTTTTCTTTTCAGAGATCTATAAAAAAGCCCAGGAATTAAGAGAAACTAACCTGGATTCTGCCCTGTTCTATTTTCAGCAACTGGACACTTTTCTGGCAGATAAGGAGTATTCTAAAAAACGGTACCGGGTAATGCTTGATATAGGGAATGTTTACCTCACCCAGGGCCAGTCTGACCTTGCTCTTGAAACTTACCTGCAGATTTCTGAAGCTTCCCAACTGGATGATGATGCACAGTTCAAGTTATATGCCGAGATAAGTATTGCAAATATTTACCTGGATTCAGAAGAATATAGAAAGGCCCTTGAAAGATTTCAGAATATTAGAAAGAAGTATGCGGTTACAGATTCTACCCAGGCCAACCTGGTAGCTTACTGTGTAATCTATAGCAATGAAGGTATTGCAAACGAAAATCTTGGATTTTATGAATCTGCTGAAGAGTTATATAAAAAAGCCATTAATCTTTCTCAAAAAGTTGAAGAGAAATATTACCTGGCTAATGTATATAGCAATATGGGTTCGCTGGAAGTAAAACGGAAGAATTATAAAAAGGCACTTTCATGGCACAAAAAGGCGCTTGCCATAAGGAATAAGGGCAATTATACGCTTGGGATCTCACAGTCACAAACACATACAGGTTTAATCTATCTGAAACTTAACGAAGTTCAGGAAGGAGAGGAGTACTTACAAAAATCCCTGGAAAGTGCCCTGAAAATGGGATATGAAAAGCAAATAATAGAAAATTCTGATGCCTTAAAAAAGGTTTATGAAGGAAAAGGGGAATTCGAGAAAGCTTACGAGATGCAGAAACTCGAAATGGAATCGAGGGCTGAGGTTTTCAATGAAGAGAGTATCAAGAACCAGGAGCGACTAAAAGCGAAATATGAATATGAGTTGCAAAAACAGATCGAGGAAAAGAAAAGGGAATTCAGGGAAACGGTCTTTAAATTCATTTTCGGAATTTTACTGCTATTGCTAATAATAGCATTCATCCTGTTCCGGCTTCAAAAGATCAAGACCAGGCAAACCGAGCTTCAGAATGAAAATATTAAGAAAGAAAAACACTTATTGCATCAAGAATTAGATTACAAGAATAAAAAGTTAATGTCTAACCTGATGTTTCTTTTGCAGAAGAACGAGATGATCTCTGGTCTTATCGAAAAACTTCGGGATGCAAAGAAACTTACAAAAGCTCAGTGCGATAAAGCCCTTTCAGAAATGATACGGCAATTAAAGTATAGCCACAATAACGAGTCCTGGGAAGAATTTGACCTTTATTTCCAGGAAGTACATTCAGAATTCTACGAAAAGCTGTCTTCAAATTACCAGCTTACTACCAATGAAATGAAACTTGCCGCTTTCACCAAACTCAAACTTTCCTCTAAAGAAATCTCTTCTTTAACCGGTCAGAGCATTCGTACCATTGATGTGGGCAGGTACCGTTTACGCAAAAAATTAGGTATAACTAACTCTGAAACCAACCTTACTACCTTCCTAAATAGTATTTAG
- a CDS encoding DUF2971 domain-containing protein, giving the protein MKQEVEIIGHPFLFRFRPDNENTLDEIENSYIFFPDRNLLNNPFDSSPDLINLISDKIDSTEYFNFYNKRLPLDIDKRFLKRNFTPKQLMELTKENIPKYLDSFGIACFSMTPYINMTLWANYANNHQGICIQYRSDYDEGFFNNMRVVKYYEKLEKIDFNPLENEFKIQDVFFIKDKSWDYEKELRIVKFKKGKKPIQNKAIRNIVCGYKAKDEFIEKLVKLVDRAQMDIGIYIMDKPKKQYGVSLTRRNK; this is encoded by the coding sequence GTGAAACAAGAAGTTGAAATTATTGGACATCCATTTTTATTTAGATTTCGACCTGATAATGAGAATACCTTAGATGAAATTGAAAATTCTTATATATTCTTTCCAGATAGAAACTTATTAAATAATCCATTTGATTCGAGCCCTGATCTAATAAATTTAATTTCAGATAAAATAGATTCAACTGAATATTTTAATTTTTACAATAAAAGGTTGCCTTTAGATATTGATAAAAGATTTCTGAAAAGAAATTTTACACCAAAACAACTAATGGAATTGACAAAGGAGAATATTCCAAAATATTTAGATTCATTTGGAATTGCCTGTTTTTCAATGACACCATATATCAACATGACTTTATGGGCCAATTATGCAAATAATCATCAAGGTATTTGTATTCAATATAGATCAGATTACGATGAAGGGTTTTTCAACAATATGAGGGTGGTTAAATATTATGAGAAACTTGAAAAGATAGATTTCAATCCATTGGAAAATGAATTCAAAATCCAAGATGTTTTCTTTATAAAAGATAAAAGTTGGGATTACGAAAAGGAACTTAGAATTGTAAAATTTAAGAAAGGAAAAAAACCAATACAGAATAAAGCTATAAGAAATATCGTATGCGGTTATAAAGCCAAAGATGAGTTTATTGAAAAACTTGTAAAACTTGTAGATAGAGCGCAAATGGATATCGGAATATATATAATGGATAAACCTAAAAAGCAATATGGAGTTTCTCTAACTAGAAGGAATAAATGA